In Persicimonas caeni, a single window of DNA contains:
- a CDS encoding SPW repeat protein translates to MWPRFINAALGIWLMAAPSVLGYVGTGAEINERICGPILITFSIVAIWETTRPLRWVCAATGAWLLVSPWLFGFDTTAIINEMLVGAVALTMGLIKGEISQKFGGGWSDLWPPHRQRAEERAA, encoded by the coding sequence ATGTGGCCACGCTTCATCAACGCTGCACTCGGTATCTGGTTGATGGCAGCCCCCTCCGTGCTCGGATACGTCGGCACGGGCGCCGAGATCAACGAGCGTATCTGCGGCCCGATCTTGATCACCTTTTCGATCGTGGCCATCTGGGAGACGACGCGCCCGCTTCGGTGGGTCTGCGCGGCGACCGGCGCCTGGCTGCTGGTCTCGCCGTGGCTCTTCGGCTTCGACACCACCGCTATCATCAACGAGATGCTCGTCGGCGCGGTTGCGCTGACCATGGGGCTGATCAAAGGCGAGATCAGCCAGAAATTCGGCGGCGGCTGGAGCGACTTGTGGCCGCCGCACCGCCAACGCGCCGAGGAGCGAGCTGCCTGA
- a CDS encoding DNA polymerase II yields MLRLTSRHERPRQEGRDHQTNDLLFHVGPHHHISIITVESGDHRPRSPKRQPRYLGCRTRPPSAPTQLPWLPFWLARTPAKARGLPFWLARTPAKARGLPFWLARTPAKARGLPFWLARTPTRATLVGVLARKNTHPDALVAVLARKIANPTVWVGVLARKYANTAVLAVNFSTFFTSTYPFRYYRRVKGTLLTKRWYESRGRLYLEYWVRLDEGAGRIVVDREPAVFFVARDVPTQAGTRRAVDLESMDHKPVDAVYFTSQRALMDERDRLLREQHYLAMEADVWPSDRFLMERFITGTMHIDGEPRRRNGVLEWRNPKLTPADAPHELRLLSFDIETEGLHGRVLSIAGVCGDESRVFVDRPDVDSPHFISCDGEAAVIRAFQSWLQEVDPDVLTGWNVIGFDLRVLLERAKKNRMRLRLGRGRGRTSVRKTNRRGGMIADVEGRVVLDGRPTLQASGYYAERYSLEYTSQHLLGEGKTLRKVEDKAAEILRLYHDEPDQLAIYNLKDCVLVQRIFAKQDLLGFVLERQQLTGLEMDRLGGSVAAFDHLYLPRLHRRGYVAPTIDNDADGADSPGGYVMDSTPGLFRNVLVLDFKSLYPSIIRTFKVDPYGLIEGLRQIDSNMVSDTVQDGVNMVSDTMIAGFREAYFHPDDHILPGLIEELWAARDEAKKRGDTARSTAIKILMNSFYGVLGTTGCRFFDPRLASSITMRGHQIIQETRDLIEELGYEVVYGDTDSVFVRVGDEHAPDEARAIGHQLAARVNRHWRDWCSREHGVESHLEMEFETHYVRFFLPTKRNSTEGSKKRYAGWVLRAGGEAEVVVKGMEAARTDWTRLARDFQLELFRRVFADELDGIRAWVKEVVLSVREGRRDDELVYTKKLRRHPDEYTNTPPHVAAAKILGGNPRRISYVITHAGPQPHDMVDSPIDYEHYVDKQLQPAAEAILAEVGVDFERLADRQVWLF; encoded by the coding sequence GTGCTCCGACTCACATCCCGCCACGAGCGCCCCCGACAAGAGGGCCGCGACCACCAGACGAACGACTTGCTTTTCCATGTTGGTCCTCATCATCACATATCCATCATTACAGTTGAGTCCGGTGACCATAGACCGAGGTCGCCCAAACGCCAACCCAGATACCTTGGTTGCAGGACTCGACCCCCGAGCGCGCCAACCCAGTTGCCTTGGTTGCCGTTCTGGCTGGCTAGAACCCCAGCCAAGGCACGTGGGTTGCCGTTCTGGCTGGCTAGAACCCCAGCCAAGGCACGTGGGTTGCCGTTCTGGCTGGCTAGAACCCCAGCCAAGGCCCGTGGGTTACCGTTCTGGCTGGCTAGAACCCCAACCCGAGCAACCTTGGTTGGCGTTCTCGCAAGAAAAAACACCCACCCAGACGCCTTGGTTGCTGTTCTCGCAAGAAAAATCGCCAACCCAACGGTATGGGTTGGCGTTCTCGCAAGAAAATACGCCAACACAGCGGTCTTGGCGGTCAATTTCTCGACCTTCTTCACCTCCACCTACCCTTTCCGTTACTATCGCCGCGTGAAAGGAACGTTGCTCACAAAACGCTGGTACGAGAGTCGCGGGCGGCTCTACCTCGAGTACTGGGTGCGCCTCGACGAGGGCGCCGGGCGCATCGTGGTCGACCGCGAGCCGGCGGTCTTCTTCGTCGCGCGCGACGTACCCACCCAGGCCGGCACCCGCCGCGCGGTCGACCTCGAGTCGATGGACCACAAGCCCGTCGACGCGGTCTACTTCACAAGCCAGCGCGCGCTGATGGACGAGCGCGACCGGCTGCTTCGCGAGCAGCACTACCTGGCGATGGAAGCCGACGTGTGGCCGTCCGACCGGTTTCTGATGGAGCGGTTCATCACCGGCACGATGCATATCGACGGCGAGCCCCGACGGCGCAACGGGGTGCTCGAATGGCGCAACCCGAAGCTCACGCCCGCCGACGCCCCCCACGAGCTTCGCCTGCTCAGCTTCGACATCGAGACCGAGGGCCTGCACGGCCGTGTCCTGTCCATCGCCGGGGTCTGCGGCGACGAGTCGCGCGTCTTCGTCGACCGGCCCGACGTCGACAGCCCGCACTTTATCTCGTGCGACGGCGAGGCGGCGGTGATTCGCGCGTTCCAGTCGTGGCTGCAGGAGGTCGACCCGGACGTGCTCACCGGGTGGAACGTCATCGGCTTCGACCTGCGCGTACTGCTGGAGCGCGCCAAGAAGAACCGCATGCGCCTTCGGCTCGGGCGCGGCCGAGGCCGAACGAGCGTGCGCAAGACGAACCGGCGCGGCGGCATGATCGCCGACGTCGAGGGGCGCGTGGTCCTCGACGGCCGCCCCACCCTGCAGGCGTCGGGCTACTACGCCGAGCGCTACTCGCTCGAGTACACCTCTCAGCACCTGCTCGGCGAGGGCAAGACGCTCCGGAAGGTCGAAGACAAGGCCGCCGAGATCTTGCGGCTGTACCACGACGAGCCCGACCAACTCGCCATCTACAACCTCAAAGACTGTGTGTTGGTGCAGCGCATCTTCGCCAAGCAAGACCTGTTGGGCTTCGTCCTCGAGCGCCAGCAACTCACCGGCCTCGAGATGGACCGGCTGGGCGGCTCGGTCGCCGCCTTCGACCACCTGTACCTTCCCCGGCTGCACCGGCGAGGCTACGTCGCCCCCACCATCGACAACGACGCCGACGGCGCCGACAGCCCCGGCGGCTACGTCATGGACTCGACGCCCGGCCTCTTTCGCAACGTGCTGGTGCTCGACTTCAAGAGCCTGTACCCGAGCATCATCCGCACCTTCAAAGTCGACCCCTACGGGCTGATCGAGGGCCTGCGCCAGATCGACTCCAACATGGTGTCTGACACCGTGCAGGACGGCGTCAACATGGTGTCTGACACCATGATCGCGGGATTTCGAGAGGCGTATTTTCACCCCGACGACCACATCCTCCCCGGGCTCATCGAGGAGCTCTGGGCCGCGCGCGACGAGGCCAAGAAACGCGGCGACACCGCCCGCTCGACGGCCATCAAGATCTTGATGAACTCGTTTTACGGCGTGCTCGGCACCACCGGCTGTCGCTTCTTCGACCCGCGCCTGGCAAGCTCCATCACCATGCGCGGCCACCAGATCATCCAGGAGACCCGCGACCTCATCGAAGAGCTGGGCTACGAGGTCGTCTACGGCGACACCGACTCGGTCTTCGTGCGCGTCGGCGACGAGCACGCCCCCGACGAAGCCCGCGCCATCGGCCACCAACTCGCCGCACGGGTCAACCGGCACTGGCGCGACTGGTGCAGCCGCGAGCACGGCGTGGAGAGTCACCTCGAGATGGAGTTCGAGACCCACTACGTGCGCTTCTTCTTGCCGACGAAGCGAAACTCCACCGAAGGCAGCAAGAAACGCTACGCCGGGTGGGTGCTCCGAGCCGGCGGCGAGGCCGAAGTGGTCGTCAAAGGCATGGAGGCCGCGCGCACCGACTGGACCCGGCTCGCCCGCGACTTCCAGCTCGAGCTGTTTCGCCGCGTCTTCGCCGACGAGCTCGACGGCATCCGCGCGTGGGTCAAAGAGGTCGTGCTCAGCGTGCGCGAGGGCCGCCGCGACGACGAGCTCGTCTACACCAAAAAGCTTCGCCGCCACCCCGACGAGTACACCAACACCCCGCCGCACGTGGCCGCCGCCAAGATCTTAGGCGGCAACCCACGCCGCATCTCCTACGTGATCACCCACGCCGGCCCCCAACCCCACGACATGGTCGACTCGCCCATCGACTACGAGCACTACGTCGACAAGCAGCTCCAACCCGCCGCCGAAGCGATCCTCGCCGAAGTCGGCGTCGACTTCGAGCGACTCGCCGACCGGCAGGTGTGGCTGTTCTGA
- a CDS encoding vitamin K epoxide reductase family protein, giving the protein MSESEYPSRWGSYSSTQASSAQSAAEEEVRDEPNSPPEWDYNPSAWSQRIPIVVLAVIGFGIAGYMALFQLGVLATVWDPFFGDGTRRVLTSKVSEAFPVSDALLGAFGYLLDAVTGAIGGTKRWKTMPWIVVVFGLAVGPLGAVSIALVMMQPLTVGYWCTLCLTTAAISILMIGPAMDEFLASLQYVRRERLKGRSTWRVFWGLED; this is encoded by the coding sequence ATGAGTGAGTCCGAATATCCATCCCGATGGGGCAGTTACTCGTCGACGCAGGCCTCCTCGGCACAGTCCGCCGCTGAGGAGGAGGTCCGCGACGAGCCCAACTCCCCTCCTGAATGGGACTACAATCCGTCGGCGTGGTCGCAGCGCATACCGATTGTGGTGCTGGCGGTCATCGGCTTTGGCATCGCGGGCTATATGGCCCTGTTCCAGCTCGGCGTCTTGGCGACCGTGTGGGACCCCTTCTTCGGCGACGGCACCCGCCGGGTGCTCACCTCGAAGGTCTCCGAGGCGTTTCCCGTCTCGGACGCGCTGTTGGGCGCGTTTGGCTACCTGCTCGACGCGGTCACCGGCGCCATCGGCGGGACCAAACGCTGGAAGACGATGCCCTGGATCGTGGTCGTCTTCGGTCTGGCCGTCGGCCCCTTGGGCGCGGTGAGCATCGCGCTGGTGATGATGCAGCCGTTGACGGTGGGTTATTGGTGCACGTTGTGCTTGACCACCGCCGCGATCTCGATCCTGATGATCGGCCCGGCGATGGATGAATTCTTGGCGAGCCTACAGTACGTGCGTCGTGAGCGCCTCAAAGGCCGCTCGACGTGGCGCGTGTTCTGGGGACTGGAGGACTGA
- a CDS encoding PAS domain-containing sensor histidine kinase, with the protein MTDTNQREHSSRADSLPLANAAEARRRSEARYQTLFDSVDEGICILEVLFDEQQHPVDCCVLEMNPTFEQLTGLSDTEGRTARELAPDMDTFWFDVFGKVALSGEPEHFEHPAPDRGCWFGVRVMRVGEPRSRQVAVFFRDITERKQINDALRERERYFRSMADTAPAMLWVTGTNNQCTFLSRGWYDYTGQTEQEGLGFGWVHAVHPDDRQRARELYLKAAEQREPFKFDYRLRGTDGKYRWAIDSGRPRFDADGNWLGYIGSVIDVHERKESEQALRRADTRKDRFIALLSHELRNPLAPIQLSLDLLDHVPAGSPRASRALEVIERQIGQLTGLVDELLDVTRVTSDKIRLHREVLALDELLKDTVEDHRQLFLERDVALDLELCDEPAPVWGDRHRLCQVVGNLLQNAAKFTDPGGHVVVELSVCAETGRAEICVRDSGVGMDETTLANLFEPFIQADTSLDRSSGGLGLGLALVKGLTELHGGQVGVESEGRGQGARFSIWLPLTDRN; encoded by the coding sequence TTGACCGACACCAATCAAAGAGAACACTCGAGCCGAGCTGACAGCCTTCCTCTGGCGAACGCCGCCGAGGCGCGTCGTCGTTCGGAGGCGCGCTACCAGACCCTCTTTGACTCCGTCGATGAGGGCATCTGCATTCTGGAGGTGCTCTTCGACGAGCAGCAGCATCCCGTCGACTGTTGCGTGCTGGAGATGAACCCCACCTTCGAGCAACTGACCGGGTTGAGCGACACCGAGGGCCGCACCGCTCGGGAACTCGCGCCGGATATGGACACCTTCTGGTTCGATGTCTTCGGCAAGGTCGCGCTGAGCGGCGAGCCTGAGCACTTCGAGCATCCGGCTCCAGACAGGGGCTGTTGGTTTGGCGTGCGTGTGATGCGGGTCGGCGAGCCGAGGAGCCGCCAGGTGGCCGTCTTCTTTCGCGACATCACCGAGCGCAAGCAAATTAACGATGCGTTGCGCGAGCGAGAGCGGTACTTCCGGTCGATGGCCGACACCGCGCCGGCCATGCTCTGGGTCACGGGCACGAACAACCAGTGCACCTTTCTGAGCCGTGGTTGGTACGATTATACCGGCCAGACCGAGCAAGAAGGCCTCGGCTTCGGGTGGGTCCACGCCGTCCACCCCGACGACCGGCAGCGGGCCCGCGAGCTGTATCTGAAGGCCGCCGAGCAGCGCGAGCCCTTCAAATTCGACTACCGGCTGCGCGGCACCGACGGGAAGTATCGCTGGGCCATCGACAGTGGCCGGCCGCGCTTCGACGCCGACGGCAATTGGCTGGGCTATATCGGCTCGGTCATCGACGTGCACGAGCGCAAAGAGTCGGAGCAGGCGCTGCGCCGGGCCGACACGCGCAAAGACCGCTTTATCGCCCTGCTCTCCCACGAGTTGCGCAATCCCCTCGCCCCCATCCAGCTCAGCCTGGACCTGCTCGACCACGTGCCTGCCGGCAGCCCCAGGGCGTCGCGCGCGCTCGAGGTCATCGAGCGTCAGATCGGCCAGCTCACCGGCCTGGTCGACGAATTGCTCGACGTGACCCGGGTGACCAGCGACAAAATTCGCCTGCACCGCGAAGTGCTGGCGCTCGACGAACTCTTGAAAGACACCGTCGAGGATCATCGCCAGCTATTCCTGGAGCGCGACGTCGCCCTCGACCTCGAGCTGTGCGACGAGCCCGCGCCGGTGTGGGGCGACCGCCACCGGCTGTGTCAGGTGGTGGGCAACCTGTTGCAGAACGCCGCCAAGTTCACCGACCCGGGCGGGCACGTCGTGGTGGAGCTGTCGGTATGCGCCGAGACCGGACGCGCCGAGATTTGCGTGAGAGACTCCGGCGTCGGCATGGACGAAACGACGCTGGCCAACCTCTTCGAGCCCTTCATCCAGGCCGACACCTCACTCGACCGCTCCTCGGGAGGACTCGGCCTGGGGCTCGCGCTGGTCAAAGGCCTGACCGAGCTTCACGGCGGCCAGGTCGGCGTGGAGAGTGAGGGACGCGGTCAAGGCGCGCGGTTCTCCATCTGGCTTCCGTTGACCGACCGGAACTGA
- a CDS encoding M20/M25/M40 family metallo-hydrolase — MKRTSQPSNHSPSSPAEPGPSGPARLVLLLAFGAFAWLGLAQLQTPEVVSETAPPTAFSAERANAHLEVIATESRAIGTPGNRAARQYLVEQIEALGLEAEVQTSPVHVRFPGSPGFSAGVVHNVLTRVPGTDNTGAIAVNAHYDSGTTGPGASDCGSCVVTALEALRAVVEGPPLRNDVVFVFTDGEENGDLGAAAFVKEHPWADDVRLAINYEAQGSSGPAILYATSERDGWLVSEFFDVAPNVAAYSWIGAISEAYPSGQLECDLAEYMKGGIQGLGFVYTADTVDYHTARDSLEHIDLGSVQQEGDYTLAFLGHFGRLDLTDIPSEQNQVFFNVLPGVVAHYPYGWVVPMAAVLTVIGLLLIGVGFRREVLHLKELAIASASIAVGTIVVVALCVLGWMAIKSLNPVYDVILIGHYQTELYTVAFIALAVALVGVLHALVRRLGAAHLSAAAVLVWLPLLWALSLTLPAMSYIATWPLFFALLPLAWLVVGARPAGWGYVAALVVAAVPAIVLLPGTLYQAVGLINRFEGATGAPLLGGLTLFVAPVLVLLMPHFELLAGRGGHQRWLVPGAAGLLALGLVGWANLTAGFDEARPRPNHIAYTLDANSGEAEWVSFDRHLDDWTGTFFPANIERGSYETANWGMFDAFIAPAAPVDIPGPEVELVSQTADASAHTLAWRLRSPRGAPEMRVFVRTSGEITAATLDDRVLDLSEYAPADDGILRLNYVNVPPEGAFLTITVASADEARVTVEDVSLGLPSEPELRVEPRPAHTMPAPSFRFDATEVRKTRTFELTAADDEVEVETLPEGK, encoded by the coding sequence ATGAAACGCACGTCCCAACCTTCCAACCATTCTCCTTCATCTCCTGCCGAGCCCGGCCCCAGCGGACCGGCGCGGCTCGTGCTGCTCTTGGCTTTCGGCGCGTTCGCCTGGTTGGGCTTGGCGCAGTTGCAAACCCCTGAGGTCGTCTCCGAGACAGCTCCTCCGACGGCCTTCTCCGCCGAGCGCGCAAACGCGCATCTCGAGGTTATCGCGACCGAGTCGCGAGCTATCGGCACGCCGGGAAATCGGGCGGCGCGGCAGTACTTGGTCGAGCAGATCGAGGCGCTGGGGCTCGAGGCCGAGGTGCAAACCTCGCCGGTGCACGTGCGCTTTCCCGGCTCGCCCGGGTTTTCGGCCGGCGTGGTCCACAACGTGCTCACGCGCGTGCCGGGCACCGACAACACCGGCGCCATCGCGGTCAACGCACACTACGACTCGGGCACCACCGGCCCCGGAGCGAGCGATTGCGGCTCGTGCGTGGTGACCGCGCTCGAGGCGCTGCGAGCCGTGGTCGAGGGGCCGCCGCTTCGCAACGACGTCGTCTTCGTCTTTACCGACGGGGAGGAAAACGGCGACCTCGGCGCCGCTGCCTTCGTCAAAGAGCATCCGTGGGCCGACGACGTGCGCTTGGCGATCAATTACGAGGCGCAGGGAAGCAGCGGACCGGCCATCCTCTATGCGACCAGCGAACGAGACGGATGGCTCGTCTCGGAGTTTTTCGACGTGGCTCCGAACGTGGCGGCTTACTCGTGGATCGGCGCCATCTCCGAGGCATACCCGTCGGGCCAGCTCGAGTGCGATCTGGCCGAGTATATGAAGGGCGGCATCCAGGGGCTGGGCTTCGTCTACACCGCCGACACAGTCGACTATCACACGGCGCGCGACAGCCTCGAGCACATCGATCTGGGGAGCGTTCAGCAAGAGGGGGACTACACCCTCGCCTTCCTCGGCCACTTCGGCCGGCTCGACCTGACCGACATCCCCAGCGAGCAAAACCAGGTCTTCTTCAACGTGCTCCCGGGCGTTGTCGCTCATTACCCGTATGGGTGGGTTGTGCCGATGGCCGCCGTGCTCACCGTGATCGGTTTGCTGCTCATCGGCGTCGGATTTCGGCGTGAGGTGCTCCATCTCAAAGAGCTCGCCATCGCGTCGGCGTCCATCGCGGTCGGTACGATCGTGGTCGTCGCCTTGTGCGTACTCGGGTGGATGGCGATCAAGTCGCTAAACCCGGTCTACGACGTGATCCTCATCGGCCACTATCAGACCGAGCTCTACACCGTCGCGTTCATCGCGCTGGCAGTGGCGCTCGTCGGCGTGCTCCACGCCTTGGTCCGGCGCTTGGGCGCCGCGCATCTTTCGGCCGCGGCCGTGCTTGTCTGGCTGCCCCTGTTGTGGGCGTTGAGTCTGACGCTGCCGGCGATGAGCTATATCGCCACTTGGCCGCTCTTCTTTGCGTTGTTGCCGCTCGCGTGGCTGGTGGTGGGCGCGCGCCCTGCGGGCTGGGGCTATGTCGCTGCGTTGGTGGTGGCCGCCGTTCCGGCCATCGTGCTCCTTCCAGGCACGCTGTATCAGGCAGTGGGGCTTATCAACCGCTTCGAGGGCGCCACCGGCGCGCCCCTTCTCGGAGGGCTGACGCTCTTTGTGGCACCGGTGCTCGTGCTCTTGATGCCCCACTTCGAACTGCTCGCGGGCAGGGGCGGGCACCAGCGGTGGCTCGTCCCCGGCGCCGCCGGCTTGCTGGCGCTGGGGCTCGTCGGTTGGGCAAACCTGACCGCTGGGTTCGACGAGGCCCGGCCGCGGCCCAACCATATCGCCTATACGCTCGACGCAAACTCGGGGGAGGCCGAGTGGGTGAGCTTCGACCGTCATCTCGACGACTGGACGGGGACTTTCTTCCCCGCCAACATCGAGCGCGGCAGCTACGAGACGGCGAATTGGGGCATGTTCGACGCGTTCATCGCGCCGGCTGCTCCGGTCGATATTCCGGGGCCGGAAGTCGAGCTCGTGAGCCAGACGGCCGACGCCTCCGCCCACACGCTCGCCTGGCGGCTGCGCTCGCCGCGCGGCGCCCCGGAGATGCGCGTGTTCGTGCGGACGTCGGGCGAGATCACGGCCGCCACACTCGACGATCGCGTGCTCGACTTGAGCGAATATGCGCCGGCTGACGACGGCATCTTGCGGCTCAACTACGTGAACGTGCCGCCCGAAGGCGCCTTTCTGACGATCACCGTGGCCTCGGCCGACGAGGCGCGCGTGACGGTCGAGGATGTATCGCTCGGACTTCCGTCCGAGCCGGAGCTTCGGGTCGAGCCGCGCCCCGCCCACACCATGCCCGCGCCCTCGTTTCGCTTCGACGCCACCGAGGTGCGAAAGACACGTACGTTCGAGTTGACCGCTGCGGATGACGAGGTCGAGGTCGAGACGCTCCCCGAAGGGAAGTAG
- a CDS encoding YaeQ family protein, which yields MGLRRNLNLDLVITNEAREFYGVEERIFMRKNAGESLTHVLMKLVSYLIFYHPDLLIEESVGQRYKPDLVRLNDYGEPVQWIDCGTTSLKKLEQISRDNTETLIDIVKPTERELRLYKQQADERLSHPERVRYITFEPGFLDRLGAMIERRHTITAVVPPSCEHLYLSVDGRPVRTSVTIWRGAESAD from the coding sequence ATGGGTCTGCGACGCAACCTCAACCTCGACCTCGTCATCACCAACGAGGCGCGTGAGTTTTACGGGGTCGAAGAGCGCATCTTCATGCGCAAGAATGCCGGCGAGTCGCTGACCCACGTGCTGATGAAGCTGGTCTCCTACCTCATCTTCTACCACCCGGACCTGCTCATCGAAGAGTCGGTCGGCCAGCGCTACAAGCCCGACCTGGTGCGACTGAACGACTACGGCGAGCCGGTGCAGTGGATCGACTGCGGCACGACCTCCCTCAAGAAGCTCGAGCAGATCTCGCGCGACAACACCGAGACCCTCATCGACATCGTCAAGCCCACCGAGCGCGAGCTTCGCCTCTACAAACAGCAGGCCGACGAGCGCCTCAGCCACCCCGAACGGGTGCGCTACATCACCTTCGAGCCCGGCTTTCTCGACCGGCTCGGCGCGATGATCGAGCGCCGCCACACGATCACGGCGGTGGTCCCGCCGTCGTGCGAGCATCTGTATTTGAGTGTGGACGGACGTCCGGTACGCACGTCCGTGACGATCTGGCGAGGCGCTGAATCAGCGGATTAA
- a CDS encoding aldo/keto reductase yields the protein MTNYKKLELRDGIEMPALGLGTWLADPGKVHQAARHALEAGYLHIDCAAIYGNEEEVGQGIAEAIEAGDITRDELFVTSKLWNDSHKPEHVRPAIEKTLDDLGLEQLDLYLIHWPIAFRHGVEFPQSREDYLTLEEAPLEETWKAMMELKEAGLTKHIGVSNMGPERLQALAEVGEMPAVVQVECHPHLQQRELLDFCNEHDILLTAYSPLGSPGRQHKAGDEPPLLDHPTITSIADELDATSAQVLIAWAMARDTVVIPKSTNPGRIEENFGALDVELTDEHMAEIAKLDKGYRYLDGEFFADEKSPYEASKIWV from the coding sequence ATGACCAACTACAAGAAGCTGGAACTTCGCGACGGAATCGAGATGCCTGCCCTGGGTTTGGGCACGTGGCTGGCCGATCCGGGCAAGGTCCATCAGGCGGCGCGCCATGCGCTCGAGGCGGGATACCTGCACATCGATTGTGCGGCGATCTACGGCAACGAAGAAGAGGTCGGCCAGGGTATCGCCGAGGCCATCGAGGCCGGTGATATCACCCGCGACGAGCTGTTTGTGACCTCGAAGCTTTGGAACGACTCACACAAGCCCGAGCACGTGCGCCCGGCCATCGAGAAGACCCTCGACGACCTGGGGCTCGAGCAGCTCGACCTGTACTTGATCCACTGGCCGATCGCGTTTCGCCACGGCGTGGAGTTTCCTCAGAGCCGCGAGGACTACCTGACCCTCGAGGAGGCCCCGCTCGAGGAGACCTGGAAGGCGATGATGGAGCTCAAAGAGGCGGGGCTGACCAAGCATATCGGCGTCTCCAACATGGGCCCCGAGCGCCTGCAGGCGCTGGCCGAGGTCGGCGAGATGCCGGCGGTCGTGCAGGTCGAGTGTCACCCGCACCTGCAGCAGCGCGAGCTGCTCGACTTCTGCAACGAGCACGACATCCTGCTCACGGCCTACTCGCCCTTGGGCTCGCCGGGTCGCCAGCACAAGGCCGGCGACGAGCCGCCCCTGCTCGACCACCCGACGATCACCTCCATTGCCGACGAGCTCGACGCCACCTCGGCGCAGGTGCTCATCGCCTGGGCGATGGCGCGTGACACGGTCGTCATCCCCAAGTCGACCAACCCCGGTCGCATCGAGGAGAACTTCGGCGCGCTCGACGTCGAGTTGACCGACGAGCACATGGCCGAGATCGCCAAGCTCGACAAGGGCTACCGCTACCTCGACGGAGAGTTCTTCGCCGACGAGAAGTCGCCGTACGAGGCTTCGAAGATTTGGGTGTGA
- a CDS encoding NAD(P)H-binding protein, translating into MQDDIKDPILLTGATGFIGKHLYPRLAELGVRVRNGTRRPEESRSEQPDREWVELDVERPETLEPAMEGCRSAVYLVHQMMGGEGYRNRERAAARAFRKAAERAGVERIVYLGGVEPDAVPSRHLGSRLETGIILRGGRVSTVELRASMVIGEGSASWQIVRDLAARLPVMLLPKWTRSRSQPIYIDDVVEAIVGALALDMQGSAWFDIPGPETLTVEQILHRTARLLGHDMAGYPVPLLSPRLSSYWLRFVTGCDMYLARELVEGLKTDLVAEDHSYWERIGHTDLVGFDEAAQRATQGLEPDSLFARTYEGLVQAISSPQASP; encoded by the coding sequence ATGCAAGACGATATCAAAGACCCGATTTTGTTGACGGGTGCCACGGGGTTCATCGGCAAGCACCTGTATCCGAGGCTCGCCGAGTTGGGGGTTCGGGTGAGAAACGGCACGCGCCGCCCCGAGGAGTCGCGCAGCGAGCAGCCCGACCGCGAGTGGGTCGAGCTCGACGTCGAGCGACCCGAGACGCTCGAGCCGGCTATGGAGGGCTGCCGGTCGGCGGTCTACCTCGTCCACCAGATGATGGGCGGCGAAGGCTATCGCAACCGTGAGCGGGCCGCCGCGCGCGCGTTTCGCAAGGCGGCCGAGCGGGCCGGCGTCGAGCGTATCGTCTACCTGGGCGGCGTCGAGCCCGACGCGGTGCCCTCCCGGCACCTGGGCAGCCGCCTCGAGACGGGCATCATCTTGCGCGGCGGGCGGGTGTCGACCGTGGAGTTGCGCGCCTCGATGGTCATCGGCGAGGGCAGCGCGAGCTGGCAAATCGTGCGCGATCTGGCCGCGCGCCTGCCTGTGATGCTCCTGCCCAAGTGGACGCGCTCGCGCTCCCAGCCCATCTATATCGACGACGTGGTCGAGGCCATCGTCGGCGCGCTCGCCCTCGACATGCAGGGTTCCGCTTGGTTTGATATCCCGGGCCCGGAGACGCTCACCGTCGAGCAGATCCTGCACCGCACCGCGCGCCTGCTCGGCCACGACATGGCCGGGTATCCGGTGCCGCTGTTGTCGCCGCGGCTGTCGAGCTACTGGCTTCGATTCGTGACCGGCTGCGACATGTACCTGGCCCGCGAGCTGGTCGAAGGGCTCAAGACCGACCTGGTCGCCGAGGACCACTCGTACTGGGAGCGTATCGGCCACACCGACCTCGTCGGCTTCGACGAAGCCGCGCAGCGCGCCACGCAGGGCCTCGAGCCCGACTCGCTGTTCGCGCGCACCTACGAGGGGCTCGTGCAGGCGATTTCTTCGCCACAAGCGAGCCCGTAA